Proteins encoded together in one Peribacillus asahii window:
- the dxr gene encoding 1-deoxy-D-xylulose-5-phosphate reductoisomerase, protein MKYISLLGATGSIGQQTIDVVRNHPEQFSLVALSAGRNIDLVRTYINEFKPELVSVHTKEDCDTLKSEFGHEHMTFMYGEEGLVAVAIYEKASILVNAVIGSVGLGPTLQAIEAGKDIALANKETLVTAGHLVMNAVRQAGVQLLPVDSEHSAIFQALQGEQEKNIERLVITASGGSFRDRTREQLVGVTVEEALNHPNWSMGAKITIDSASMMNKGLEVIEAHWLFNLPYEQIDVLLHRESVIHSMVEFHDSSVMAQLGTPDMRVPIQYALTYPDRLPLVGRKRLNLADFSKLNFAEMDFDRYPCLRYAYDAGKMGGTMPTVLNAANEAAVAVFLAGQISFLDIEMLIEQAMNRHQVIAHPDLTTIQEVDQETRQLIHTLLLKKR, encoded by the coding sequence TTGAAGTATATTAGTTTGTTAGGGGCAACAGGATCGATTGGACAACAAACAATCGATGTTGTACGAAATCATCCCGAACAATTTAGTTTAGTTGCGTTATCAGCGGGAAGAAACATAGATTTAGTAAGAACATACATAAACGAATTTAAGCCAGAGCTTGTATCTGTACACACAAAAGAAGACTGTGATACGTTAAAGAGTGAATTTGGTCATGAACACATGACTTTCATGTATGGAGAAGAAGGACTTGTCGCCGTAGCAATTTATGAGAAGGCTTCTATTTTGGTGAATGCTGTAATTGGCAGCGTAGGCCTTGGTCCAACACTTCAAGCGATTGAGGCGGGTAAAGACATTGCTCTCGCTAATAAAGAAACACTGGTGACAGCAGGGCATCTTGTTATGAATGCTGTCAGACAAGCCGGCGTACAGCTGCTTCCGGTAGATAGCGAGCATTCAGCTATTTTTCAAGCATTGCAAGGAGAGCAGGAGAAGAATATTGAGCGTCTTGTCATTACAGCCTCTGGCGGCAGCTTTCGCGATCGGACGCGTGAACAGTTAGTTGGGGTAACAGTAGAAGAAGCGCTGAATCATCCGAATTGGTCAATGGGAGCCAAGATTACAATCGATTCGGCATCGATGATGAATAAAGGGCTAGAAGTCATTGAAGCGCATTGGCTATTTAATCTACCATATGAACAAATTGATGTACTATTGCACCGGGAAAGTGTGATTCATTCGATGGTTGAATTTCATGATTCAAGTGTCATGGCACAGCTCGGTACACCAGATATGCGTGTTCCAATTCAATATGCGCTTACATACCCAGATCGATTGCCACTTGTTGGAAGGAAGCGATTAAATTTAGCCGATTTCAGTAAGCTGAATTTTGCGGAAATGGACTTTGATCGATATCCTTGTTTGCGATATGCCTATGACGCCGGTAAAATGGGCGGCACAATGCCAACGGTGTTAAATGCAGCCAATGAAGCCGCTGTAGCTGTTTTTCTAGCTGGACAGATATCCTTTTTAGATATTGAGATGTTGATTGAACAAGCGATGAATCGTCATCAAGTTATTGCTCATCCGGATTTAACAACGATTCAAGAAGTCGATCAAGAAACAAGACAGTTGATTCATACATTATTATTGAAAAAGAGGTGA
- the rseP gene encoding RIP metalloprotease RseP: MQTVETLLAFIVIFGALVFFHELGHLVFAKRAGILCREFAIGMGPKVFTYKKNETQYTIRLLPLGGYVRMAGEDADNVDLKPGYRVGLVMDEEENVIKIILNNKDKYPDIRLVEVERVDLDHKLFLTGFEEGDEETLKSFSIHPQAVIVENGVENQIAPYDRQFPSKSLGHRAMTIFAGPMMNFVLAFFIFLIIGLFQGVEVDEAKLGKLTEDGPALTSGLQTGDRVESVNGAEVSSWTDVQENIQSNPGKEIEFVVVRDGETLTVPVVPKEIEREGKTIGIIGVYPPVEKDILKSIQYGFTQTYFWTKQIFIILGDLVTGGFTIDSLSGPVGIYKSTEEVAQQGIFVLMKWAALLSINLGIMNLLPLPALDGGRLLFFLVEFLRGKPVDRQKEGLVHVIGFALLMLLMIVVTWNDIQRFFL, encoded by the coding sequence TTGCAAACAGTAGAAACTCTTTTGGCGTTTATCGTTATCTTTGGAGCGCTTGTTTTTTTTCATGAGTTAGGGCATTTAGTGTTTGCTAAACGTGCTGGTATTTTATGTCGTGAATTTGCCATTGGAATGGGTCCAAAGGTGTTTACGTATAAAAAGAATGAAACGCAATATACTATTCGTTTATTGCCGCTTGGTGGCTATGTTCGAATGGCTGGTGAAGATGCGGATAACGTGGACCTTAAGCCGGGTTATCGTGTTGGATTAGTAATGGATGAAGAAGAAAATGTTATAAAAATTATTTTAAATAATAAAGATAAATACCCAGATATTCGTTTAGTGGAAGTAGAACGAGTGGATCTTGACCATAAACTGTTTTTAACGGGATTTGAGGAAGGAGATGAAGAGACACTTAAATCATTTTCGATTCATCCTCAGGCTGTTATCGTAGAAAATGGAGTAGAAAATCAAATTGCACCATATGATCGTCAATTTCCTTCTAAATCACTTGGCCACCGTGCTATGACGATTTTTGCTGGGCCGATGATGAACTTTGTGTTGGCATTTTTTATCTTCCTTATTATTGGCTTGTTTCAAGGGGTGGAAGTGGATGAAGCTAAGCTTGGTAAGTTAACGGAAGATGGACCGGCCCTTACATCAGGCTTGCAAACAGGAGATCGCGTTGAATCAGTGAATGGGGCGGAGGTTTCATCATGGACAGATGTGCAAGAAAATATTCAAAGTAATCCTGGGAAAGAAATTGAATTTGTTGTCGTTCGTGATGGTGAAACATTAACTGTTCCGGTTGTACCTAAAGAAATCGAAAGAGAAGGTAAAACGATTGGTATTATTGGTGTGTATCCGCCGGTTGAAAAAGATATTTTAAAATCAATTCAATATGGCTTTACACAAACATATTTTTGGACAAAGCAAATTTTTATCATTCTTGGTGACCTTGTAACAGGCGGCTTTACGATTGATAGTTTGTCTGGTCCAGTTGGCATTTATAAATCGACAGAAGAAGTGGCGCAACAAGGAATATTTGTTTTAATGAAATGGGCAGCACTTCTTAGTATTAACCTTGGAATTATGAATCTTCTTCCATTGCCGGCTTTAGATGGTGGACGACTTTTATTTTTCTTAGTAGAGTTTTTACGAGGAAAACCAGTTGATCGTCAAAAAGAAGGGCTTGTACATGTTATCGGTTTTGCTTTATTGATGCTGTTAATGATTGTTGTAACATGGAATGACATTCAGCGCTTTTTCCTTTAA
- a CDS encoding proline--tRNA ligase produces MKQSMTLIPTLREVPADAEIKSHQLLLRAGYMRQNSSGVYSFMPLGKKVLQKVEAIVREEMDNAGAVELLMPALQQAEFWQESGRWYTYGPELMRLKDRNNREFALGATHEEVITSLIRDEVKSYKRLPLTLYQIQTKFRDEKRPRFGLLRGREFIMKDAYSFHASQESLDEVYSRLYQAYSNVFARCGLNFRAVIADSGAMGGKDTHEFMVLSDIGEDTIAYSDSSDYAANVEMAPVITRYEKSEEAEAALEKVHTPGQKSIEEVSAFLDTDAAKCIKTLLFQVDDKQVVVLVRGDHEVNDIKLKNYYNASVVELAEPEATKEILGCAIGSLGPIGVSDGVEVIADAAVETIVNGVTGANEEDYHYINVNPGRDFTVTAYVDLRFIQEGDLSPDGNGTIQFAKGIEVGHVFKLGTRYSEAMNAVYLDENGRTQPMIMGCYGIGVSRTVAAIAEQFNDEKGLVWPGNIAPYQVHLIPVNMKDETQATVGEELYSELKAAGFDVLMDDRQERAGVKFADSDLIGLPIRVTVGKKAAEGILEVKIRKSGEVVEVTRSELAAKIRELLG; encoded by the coding sequence ATGAAGCAAAGTATGACATTAATTCCTACATTGAGAGAAGTTCCTGCTGATGCCGAAATTAAGAGCCATCAGTTGTTACTGCGTGCAGGATATATGAGACAAAATTCAAGTGGTGTGTACAGCTTTATGCCGCTTGGGAAAAAAGTATTACAAAAAGTAGAAGCGATTGTTCGTGAAGAAATGGATAATGCGGGTGCAGTTGAACTATTAATGCCAGCCCTTCAACAAGCTGAGTTTTGGCAAGAGTCTGGTCGTTGGTATACATACGGGCCAGAGCTAATGCGTTTAAAAGATCGAAATAATCGTGAGTTTGCATTAGGAGCGACACATGAAGAAGTCATTACGAGCTTAATTCGTGATGAAGTAAAATCATATAAACGTTTGCCATTGACTTTATATCAAATTCAAACGAAATTCCGTGATGAAAAACGTCCTCGTTTTGGATTATTGCGTGGCCGTGAATTTATTATGAAAGATGCGTATTCTTTCCATGCAAGTCAAGAAAGCTTGGATGAAGTATATAGCCGATTATATCAAGCGTATTCGAATGTATTCGCTCGCTGCGGATTAAATTTCCGTGCAGTTATTGCGGATTCAGGCGCGATGGGAGGAAAAGACACTCATGAATTCATGGTTCTTTCCGACATTGGAGAAGACACGATTGCTTATTCAGATAGCTCTGATTATGCGGCCAATGTAGAAATGGCGCCGGTTATTACGAGATATGAAAAATCTGAAGAAGCAGAAGCAGCGCTTGAGAAAGTGCATACACCTGGACAAAAATCCATTGAAGAAGTATCGGCATTTTTAGATACTGACGCAGCGAAATGCATTAAAACATTACTGTTCCAAGTCGATGATAAACAGGTTGTTGTGTTAGTTCGCGGCGATCATGAAGTCAATGATATTAAATTAAAAAATTACTATAATGCTTCTGTTGTGGAGCTTGCTGAGCCAGAGGCTACGAAAGAAATTCTCGGCTGTGCAATTGGTTCACTTGGTCCAATCGGTGTAAGCGATGGTGTAGAGGTTATTGCGGATGCAGCTGTGGAGACAATTGTTAATGGAGTCACAGGTGCGAACGAAGAGGATTATCACTATATTAATGTGAATCCAGGCCGTGATTTTACTGTAACGGCTTATGTGGACCTTCGTTTTATTCAAGAAGGAGATCTTTCTCCAGACGGAAACGGTACCATTCAATTTGCCAAAGGAATTGAGGTTGGTCATGTTTTTAAACTTGGTACGCGATACTCTGAAGCAATGAATGCTGTATATCTTGATGAAAATGGACGTACACAACCAATGATTATGGGTTGTTACGGGATTGGAGTATCTCGAACGGTTGCCGCGATTGCGGAACAATTTAACGACGAGAAAGGCTTAGTTTGGCCGGGGAATATTGCTCCGTATCAAGTTCATTTAATTCCAGTGAATATGAAAGATGAAACACAAGCGACTGTTGGAGAAGAGTTATATAGCGAACTAAAAGCTGCAGGTTTTGATGTATTAATGGACGACCGTCAAGAACGTGCTGGTGTAAAATTTGCTGACTCTGATTTAATTGGACTTCCAATTCGCGTAACGGTTGGTAAAAAAGCAGCAGAAGGTATTTTGGAAGTGAAAATTCGTAAGTCAGGCGAAGTAGTAGAAGTTACTCGTTCTGAATTAGCGGCGAAAATTAGAGAGCTATTAGGTTAA
- a CDS encoding PolC-type DNA polymerase III, whose product MDQNSGRERFQLLLQQLGLTDDAFVQFFNGAEIEKLSIERQSKTWHFLFKLQQLIPSSVHMRLRTQLTSTFAQIANVSFSLNVVNPQMSEELVKDYWRQCLGELEGMSPALLSLLQGQEPKVVGHRLMVNARNAAEAGQLKQKYSRFISDIYQSYGFPTLSLDAEVLPEESGEDYQQFLEEKQKEDEAKAFAALVEMQKKASEQAVDDSVYEGPVKIGYTIKEDADFRRIEEIIDEERRIAIEGFVFDAEVKELRSGRSLLTFKVTDYTSSILVKVFSRDKEDAVMLSRVKKGMWVRAQGSIQNDTFVRDLVMIANDINEISKIGRQDTAPEGEKRVELHLHTPMSQMDAVTPTSALVAQAAKWGHKAVAITDHAVAQSFPEAYSAGKKNGIKILYGVEANLVDDGVPIAYNEANRVLADDTYVVFDVETTGLSAVYDTIIELAAVKIKEGEIIDRFESFANPHHPLSATTIELTGITDDLVENAPDVPEVLEKFREWTGDSILVAHNASFDMGFLNIGYKQMGHPKASNPVIDTLELGRFLYPEFKNHRLNTLCKKFDIELTQHHRAIYDAEATGYLLLKMLKDAAEKGITHHQQFNDNMGQGNAYQRSRPYHCTLFAQTQDGLKNLFKLISLSHVNYFYRVPRIPRSQLRKYREGILVGSGCDKGEVFEGMMQKGFEEVEELAEFYDYLEVHPKEVYQHLLEMEYVRDEKSLEAIISNIVKLGEKLNKPVVATGNVHYLNPNDKIYRKILIGSQGGANPLNRHKLPDVHFRTTDEMLKAFQFLGKEKAKEIVVTNTNQIADMIEEVKPIKDDLYTPKIEGADEEMREMSYGMAKKIYGEDLPEIVEARLEKELKSIIGHGFAVIYLISHKLVKKSLDDGYLVGSRGSVGSSFVATMTEITEVNPLPPHYVCPNCKKSEFFDDGSVGSGFDLPDKDCPTCGTRYKKDGHDIPFETFLGFKGDKVPDIDLNFSGEYQPRAHNYTKVLFGEEYVYRAGTIGTVAEKTAYGYVKGYAADHNLHYRGAEVDRLVSGCTGVKRTTGQHPGGIIVVPDYMDVYDFTPIQFPADDRNSEWKTTHFDFHSIHDNILKLDILGHDDPTVIRMLQDLSGIDPKTIPTDDPVVMKIFSSPESLGVTEEQIMCKTGTLGIPEFGTRFVRQMLEDTKPTTFSELVQISGLSHGTDVYLGNAQDLIHNKTCTLSEVIGCRDDIMVYLIYQGLDPSLAFKIMESVRKGKGLSEEFEAEMRKNEVPEWYIDSCKKIKYMFPKAHAAAYVLMAVRIAYFKVHLPLLYYAAYFTVRAEDFEIEAMTRGSQAIRSKIEEINDKGLDASTKEKNTLTVLELALEMCERGFSFAKVDLYKSSADEFIIEGNSLIPPFNSIPGLGTNAAINIVRAREEGEFLSKEDLQQRGKVSKTILEYLDKQGCLESLPDQNQLSLF is encoded by the coding sequence ATGGATCAAAATAGCGGTCGAGAAAGATTTCAACTCTTGCTCCAGCAACTAGGTTTAACGGACGATGCGTTCGTTCAATTTTTTAATGGGGCTGAAATTGAAAAGTTATCGATTGAGCGACAATCGAAAACGTGGCATTTTCTGTTTAAGCTTCAACAACTAATACCATCTAGCGTGCATATGCGCCTTCGAACACAGTTAACGAGTACTTTTGCCCAGATTGCCAATGTATCCTTTTCACTTAACGTTGTAAATCCACAGATGAGTGAAGAATTAGTTAAGGACTACTGGAGGCAGTGTTTAGGGGAGCTTGAGGGCATGTCTCCTGCATTATTATCTCTTTTACAGGGACAGGAGCCAAAGGTTGTTGGTCATCGTCTTATGGTGAATGCCCGCAATGCGGCAGAAGCGGGACAATTGAAGCAAAAATATTCGCGTTTTATTTCAGATATTTATCAATCTTACGGTTTTCCGACGCTATCACTGGATGCAGAAGTTCTGCCTGAAGAGAGCGGAGAAGATTATCAACAGTTTCTTGAAGAGAAGCAAAAAGAAGATGAAGCCAAAGCATTTGCTGCACTCGTTGAAATGCAGAAGAAAGCATCAGAACAAGCAGTGGATGACAGTGTGTATGAAGGACCTGTTAAAATCGGTTATACGATTAAGGAAGATGCAGATTTCCGTCGCATTGAGGAAATTATTGACGAAGAACGCCGAATTGCAATTGAAGGATTTGTGTTTGATGCTGAAGTGAAGGAGCTTCGCAGTGGTCGTAGTTTGTTGACGTTTAAAGTGACGGACTATACAAGTTCTATCCTTGTTAAAGTGTTTTCGCGCGATAAAGAAGATGCGGTTATGCTTTCTCGTGTAAAAAAGGGAATGTGGGTACGTGCTCAAGGAAGCATTCAGAACGATACATTCGTTCGTGACCTCGTAATGATTGCCAATGATATTAATGAAATTTCGAAAATAGGTCGTCAAGATACAGCTCCAGAAGGAGAAAAACGAGTAGAGCTTCATTTGCACACACCGATGAGTCAAATGGATGCCGTTACTCCGACTTCCGCACTCGTTGCTCAAGCAGCAAAGTGGGGCCATAAGGCGGTGGCTATTACGGACCATGCAGTTGCTCAGTCCTTCCCAGAAGCGTATAGTGCTGGCAAAAAGAATGGGATAAAAATTTTATACGGTGTTGAAGCAAATCTGGTTGATGATGGTGTGCCAATTGCCTATAACGAAGCCAATCGAGTGTTAGCTGATGATACGTATGTCGTGTTTGACGTAGAGACGACGGGGCTTTCCGCTGTTTATGATACGATTATCGAACTTGCAGCAGTGAAAATTAAAGAAGGAGAAATTATTGATCGATTTGAATCCTTTGCAAACCCGCATCACCCGTTATCAGCAACGACAATTGAATTAACGGGGATTACCGATGATTTAGTCGAAAATGCTCCTGACGTTCCAGAGGTGTTAGAAAAGTTTCGTGAGTGGACAGGCGATAGTATTTTAGTTGCGCACAATGCCTCCTTTGATATGGGCTTTTTAAATATCGGTTACAAACAAATGGGACATCCGAAGGCGAGTAACCCAGTTATTGATACGCTGGAACTTGGTCGCTTTTTATATCCTGAATTTAAAAATCATCGTTTGAATACGTTATGTAAAAAGTTTGATATCGAATTAACCCAGCATCATCGTGCGATTTATGATGCTGAGGCAACAGGGTATTTATTGTTAAAAATGCTCAAAGATGCGGCTGAAAAAGGAATTACTCATCATCAGCAGTTCAACGATAATATGGGACAAGGAAATGCTTATCAACGTTCACGCCCATATCATTGTACATTGTTTGCTCAAACACAAGATGGTTTGAAAAACTTATTTAAGCTGATTTCCCTTTCGCATGTAAATTATTTTTATCGTGTGCCGCGTATTCCTCGTTCGCAGTTACGAAAGTATCGCGAAGGTATTTTAGTCGGATCCGGCTGTGATAAAGGTGAAGTATTTGAAGGGATGATGCAAAAAGGTTTTGAGGAAGTTGAGGAGCTCGCCGAGTTTTACGATTATTTGGAAGTACATCCTAAGGAAGTATATCAGCATTTACTAGAGATGGAGTATGTACGTGATGAAAAATCACTTGAGGCGATTATTTCTAATATTGTGAAGCTAGGAGAAAAACTAAATAAGCCTGTTGTTGCAACGGGAAATGTTCATTACTTAAATCCAAATGATAAAATTTATCGCAAAATATTAATTGGTTCACAAGGTGGAGCAAATCCATTGAATCGCCATAAACTTCCAGACGTTCATTTTCGTACGACAGATGAAATGCTTAAAGCATTTCAGTTTTTAGGTAAAGAGAAGGCAAAAGAAATTGTTGTGACCAATACGAATCAAATTGCTGATATGATTGAAGAAGTAAAGCCGATTAAAGATGATTTGTATACGCCAAAGATTGAAGGCGCTGATGAAGAAATGCGCGAGATGAGTTATGGCATGGCGAAGAAAATTTATGGTGAAGATTTGCCTGAAATCGTAGAGGCACGACTTGAAAAAGAATTGAAAAGTATTATCGGACACGGCTTTGCGGTTATTTATTTAATTTCGCATAAGTTGGTGAAAAAATCACTCGATGATGGATACTTAGTTGGTTCGCGTGGTTCCGTTGGTTCATCGTTTGTTGCGACGATGACAGAAATTACAGAAGTGAATCCATTGCCGCCGCATTATGTATGTCCAAATTGTAAAAAATCAGAGTTCTTTGATGATGGTTCAGTCGGTTCAGGCTTTGACTTACCAGATAAAGATTGCCCAACATGCGGCACGCGATATAAAAAAGATGGACATGATATTCCGTTTGAGACATTCCTTGGTTTTAAAGGGGATAAGGTTCCCGATATTGATTTGAATTTCAGCGGTGAATATCAGCCGCGTGCTCATAACTATACGAAAGTACTGTTCGGTGAGGAGTATGTGTATCGTGCCGGAACGATTGGTACGGTAGCAGAGAAAACGGCTTATGGGTATGTGAAAGGATATGCGGCGGATCATAATCTCCATTATCGAGGTGCGGAAGTAGATCGTCTCGTTTCCGGCTGTACCGGTGTAAAAAGAACAACAGGTCAGCATCCAGGAGGCATCATCGTTGTACCGGACTATATGGATGTTTACGATTTTACACCGATTCAATTTCCGGCGGATGATCGCAATTCTGAGTGGAAAACGACGCATTTTGATTTCCACTCAATTCATGACAATATTTTAAAGCTTGATATACTAGGACACGATGACCCAACTGTCATTCGGATGCTGCAAGATTTAAGCGGTATTGATCCAAAAACCATTCCAACGGATGACCCGGTTGTAATGAAAATTTTTAGTAGTCCAGAGTCATTAGGCGTGACAGAAGAACAGATTATGTGTAAAACAGGAACGCTCGGTATCCCAGAATTTGGAACAAGGTTCGTGCGTCAAATGTTAGAAGATACGAAGCCGACGACTTTCTCAGAACTTGTACAAATCTCTGGATTGTCGCACGGTACAGACGTATATCTTGGCAACGCGCAAGACTTGATTCATAATAAAACGTGTACGCTAAGCGAAGTAATTGGTTGTCGTGATGATATTATGGTGTATTTAATTTATCAAGGCTTAGACCCATCGCTTGCGTTTAAAATTATGGAATCAGTAAGGAAAGGGAAAGGGCTATCAGAGGAATTTGAAGCCGAAATGCGTAAGAACGAAGTCCCGGAATGGTATATTGATTCTTGTAAAAAAATCAAGTATATGTTCCCTAAAGCCCATGCTGCGGCGTATGTATTAATGGCGGTCCGGATTGCTTATTTTAAAGTCCATTTGCCGCTGCTTTATTATGCTGCGTATTTCACGGTTCGGGCTGAGGATTTTGAAATTGAAGCGATGACACGTGGTTCGCAAGCCATTCGTTCAAAAATTGAAGAAATTAACGACAAAGGGCTGGATGCATCCACAAAAGAAAAAAATACGTTGACGGTGTTAGAATTAGCACTCGAAATGTGTGAGCGTGGTTTTTCATTTGCTAAAGTAGATTTATATAAATCGAGTGCGGATGAATTTATTATTGAAGGCAATTCATTAATTCCGCCATTCAACTCGATTCCAGGTCTTGGAACGAATGCGGCAATCAATATTGTGCGTGCTCGTGAAGAAGGGGAATTCCTTTCAAAAGAAGATTTACAACAACGAGGGAAAGTTTCAAAAACGATTCTTGAATATCTAGATAAACAAGGTTGTTTAGAATCGCTGCCTGACCAAAATCAGTTATCATTGTTTTGA
- the rimP gene encoding ribosome maturation factor RimP has translation MSKKVTEVVEELVTPILEDLQLELVEVEYVKEGSWFLRVYIDKETGVDIEDCGTVSEKLSEKLDEVDPIPQNYFLEVSSPGAERPLKKDKDFQKAIGKNVYIKTYEPILNEKEFEGTLMAFDGQEVTLEVKIKTRKKTVVISYDKVAKARLAISFS, from the coding sequence TTGAGTAAAAAGGTAACCGAAGTAGTAGAAGAACTTGTCACACCAATTCTTGAGGATTTACAACTTGAATTAGTCGAAGTAGAGTATGTTAAGGAAGGAAGCTGGTTCCTTCGTGTCTACATTGATAAAGAAACAGGCGTAGATATTGAGGATTGTGGAACTGTCAGTGAAAAATTAAGTGAAAAGCTTGATGAGGTTGATCCTATTCCACAAAATTATTTTCTCGAAGTTTCATCACCGGGCGCAGAAAGACCTTTAAAGAAAGATAAAGACTTTCAAAAAGCAATCGGGAAAAATGTGTACATAAAAACATATGAGCCTATTTTAAATGAAAAAGAATTTGAAGGCACTCTTATGGCGTTTGACGGTCAGGAAGTTACGTTAGAAGTCAAGATTAAGACAAGAAAGAAAACGGTTGTCATTTCATATGACAAAGTAGCTAAAGCAAGATTAGCCATTAGCTTCTCTTAA
- the nusA gene encoding transcription termination factor NusA, which yields MSSELLDALYILEKEKGISREVLLEAIEAALISAYRRNFNQAQNVRIDLNLGKGTMRVFARKDVVDEVFDSRLEISLEEAKKINPNYQLEDVVEMEVTPKDFGRIAAQTAKQVVTQRVREAERGIIYSEFIDREEDIMTGIVQRQDSRFIYVSLGKIEALLPVNEQMPNEQYKPHDRIKVFITKVEKTSKGPQIFVSRSHPGLLKRLFEIEVPEIFDGTVEIKSVAREAGDRSKISVHADNEEVDPVGSCVGQKGQRVQAIVNELKGEKIDIVKWSEDPVVFVANALSPSKVLEVIVNEEEKATTVIVPDYQLSLAIGKRGQNARLAAKLTGWKIDIKSETEAREAGIYPVEEQEFLLNRDSYVEDEEDFIEDNE from the coding sequence ATGAGCAGTGAGTTACTGGATGCTCTCTATATTTTAGAAAAAGAAAAAGGCATCTCAAGAGAGGTATTACTTGAAGCTATTGAGGCAGCGCTAATTTCAGCATATCGTCGCAATTTCAATCAGGCACAAAATGTGCGAATTGATTTAAATCTTGGAAAAGGAACAATGCGTGTGTTTGCGCGTAAAGACGTAGTGGATGAAGTATTTGATTCACGTCTTGAAATTTCCTTAGAAGAAGCAAAAAAAATCAATCCAAATTACCAACTTGAAGATGTAGTAGAGATGGAAGTCACACCGAAAGACTTCGGACGTATTGCGGCTCAAACAGCGAAGCAGGTTGTAACACAAAGAGTACGTGAAGCAGAACGTGGCATCATCTATTCAGAATTTATTGATAGAGAAGAAGATATTATGACGGGAATTGTACAGCGTCAAGATTCTCGTTTTATTTATGTGAGTCTTGGGAAGATTGAGGCATTGCTTCCGGTCAATGAGCAAATGCCAAACGAACAATACAAGCCGCATGATCGTATTAAAGTATTTATTACAAAAGTAGAAAAAACATCAAAAGGACCGCAAATCTTTGTATCACGTTCACATCCAGGTCTGTTAAAGCGCTTGTTTGAAATCGAAGTTCCTGAAATCTTTGACGGAACAGTAGAAATTAAATCAGTGGCTCGTGAAGCGGGGGATCGTTCGAAAATCTCTGTGCATGCTGATAATGAAGAAGTTGATCCAGTTGGTTCATGTGTTGGTCAAAAGGGACAACGCGTTCAAGCGATTGTCAATGAACTAAAAGGTGAAAAAATTGATATTGTTAAATGGTCAGAAGATCCGGTTGTTTTCGTTGCCAATGCGTTAAGTCCTTCTAAAGTACTTGAGGTTATTGTCAATGAAGAAGAGAAAGCGACAACTGTTATTGTACCAGACTATCAATTATCGCTTGCGATTGGTAAACGCGGTCAAAATGCTCGTTTAGCAGCAAAGCTAACAGGCTGGAAAATTGATATTAAGAGTGAAACAGAAGCGCGCGAAGCTGGCATTTATCCGGTTGAGGAGCAAGAATTTTTGTTAAACCGAGATAGCTATGTGGAAGATGAAGAAGATTTTATTGAGGATAATGAGTAA
- the rnpM gene encoding RNase P modulator RnpM: protein MKARKKIPMRKCVATGEMKPKKELIRIVRSKEGEVSIDLTGKQSGRGAYLTLDRDVIELAKKKNVLANQFSVQIDPSLYEQLLELVDKEKH from the coding sequence TTGAAAGCCCGAAAAAAAATTCCTATGCGTAAATGTGTGGCAACTGGCGAAATGAAGCCGAAAAAAGAGCTTATTCGAATCGTTCGCTCAAAAGAAGGAGAAGTAAGTATTGATTTGACTGGTAAGCAATCAGGTCGTGGTGCTTATTTAACACTTGATCGTGATGTTATTGAGTTAGCTAAGAAGAAGAACGTCTTAGCTAACCAATTCAGCGTTCAAATTGATCCTTCTTTATATGAACAATTGCTTGAACTAGTGGATAAGGAGAAACACTAA
- a CDS encoding YlxQ family RNA-binding protein, giving the protein MTQQQWMSLLGLANRARKLISGEELVVKEVRSGKAKLVLLASDASKNTEKKISDKCAYYQVPLKRVENRSLLGQAIGKEARVVVAVLDEGFAQKLRTLLD; this is encoded by the coding sequence ATGACTCAACAACAATGGATGTCTCTATTAGGTTTGGCCAATCGAGCGCGTAAACTAATTTCTGGTGAGGAATTAGTCGTCAAAGAGGTTAGAAGCGGAAAAGCAAAGCTTGTCCTTTTGGCAAGTGATGCTTCTAAAAATACAGAAAAAAAAATATCTGATAAGTGCGCATATTATCAGGTTCCTTTAAAAAGAGTCGAGAACAGGTCTTTGCTTGGTCAAGCGATTGGCAAAGAAGCGAGAGTTGTCGTCGCGGTACTGGATGAAGGTTTTGCACAAAAACTCCGAACGCTGCTCGATTAA